A genomic window from Terrisporobacter glycolicus ATCC 14880 = DSM 1288 includes:
- a CDS encoding B12-binding domain-containing radical SAM protein, whose translation MKILLTTLNSKFIHTNLAIRYLKESVKDLVDVDIREYTINNQLDYILKDIYKNNYDVVFFSTYIWNIYDIVKLCDNLKKVKPEIKIGLGGPEVTYDSENAMEEYKFLDYILCGEGELVFRDLVQHFLGKKNIEDVKGIVYRKDGNIVVSEEMELLQNLDEIPSPYDNLDIKEYENRIVYYETSRGCPFNCQYCLSSAIKGLRYFSIDRVKRDLKNLIDAKVSQIKFIDRTFNANKKFAKEIMNFLMENDNGYTTYHFEVTAHLLDDDMLNFLKNCKEGLFQFEIGVQSTNQKTLDAVGRRDDFEKLSYVVKTIKSFRNIHQHLDLIAGLPYEGYERFQESFNDVFNLEIEQLQLGFLKMIKGTGMRYNSVKYGYKFKDYAPYEVLYNDFISYDEILKIKDIEEILETYYNSNNFPLSLEYIIKNYYSESPFKFFEEFSTYFEEMGYFHMAQGKNQLYKILLDFYNEKINKDNDLFSEVLKYDYLSLGKISTVPPIFNKIEINNFKSKCHDFLHNVDNLKEYLPQFANTPTKYILKYIHFEPFKYDILRLKEDISVKLKREETVILFDYNTNKVFDKSKTYTVKIGEEDEV comes from the coding sequence TTGAAAATATTATTAACTACGCTAAATTCTAAGTTTATTCATACGAATTTGGCAATAAGATACTTAAAAGAAAGTGTAAAAGATTTAGTTGATGTGGATATTAGAGAATATACAATTAACAATCAACTAGACTATATTTTAAAAGATATATACAAGAATAATTATGATGTAGTATTCTTTTCAACATATATATGGAATATTTATGACATAGTAAAATTATGTGACAACTTGAAGAAAGTTAAACCAGAGATTAAAATAGGTTTAGGTGGGCCAGAAGTTACTTATGATAGTGAAAATGCTATGGAAGAATATAAGTTTTTAGATTATATATTATGTGGTGAGGGTGAGTTAGTATTTAGAGATTTAGTTCAACATTTTTTAGGTAAGAAAAATATAGAAGATGTAAAAGGTATTGTATATAGAAAAGACGGAAACATTGTAGTAAGTGAAGAAATGGAATTGCTACAAAACTTAGATGAAATACCAAGTCCTTATGATAATTTGGATATAAAAGAATATGAAAATAGAATAGTTTATTATGAGACATCTAGGGGATGTCCATTCAACTGCCAGTACTGTTTATCATCAGCAATAAAAGGTCTTAGATATTTTAGTATTGATAGAGTAAAAAGAGATTTAAAAAATCTTATAGATGCAAAAGTATCTCAAATAAAATTTATAGATAGAACTTTTAATGCAAATAAGAAATTTGCTAAGGAGATAATGAATTTTCTAATGGAAAATGATAATGGTTATACAACATATCATTTTGAGGTTACAGCACATTTACTAGATGATGATATGCTTAACTTTCTAAAAAATTGTAAAGAAGGTCTATTCCAATTTGAAATAGGCGTACAAAGTACTAATCAAAAAACTTTAGATGCAGTAGGAAGAAGAGATGATTTTGAAAAATTATCTTATGTTGTAAAGACCATAAAATCATTTAGAAATATACATCAACATTTAGATTTAATAGCGGGTCTTCCTTATGAAGGTTATGAAAGATTTCAAGAGTCTTTCAATGATGTATTTAATTTAGAAATAGAACAATTACAACTTGGTTTCTTAAAGATGATTAAAGGAACAGGTATGAGATATAATTCAGTGAAATATGGATACAAATTTAAAGATTATGCTCCATACGAAGTTTTATACAATGATTTTATAAGTTATGATGAAATATTAAAAATAAAAGATATAGAAGAAATATTAGAAACTTATTATAATTCTAATAACTTCCCATTGTCTTTAGAATATATAATTAAAAATTATTATAGTGAAAGTCCATTTAAATTCTTTGAAGAATTTTCAACATATTTTGAAGAAATGGGATACTTCCATATGGCCCAAGGAAAAAATCAGTTATATAAAATATTGTTAGATTTCTATAATGAGAAAATAAATAAAGATAATGATTTATTTAGTGAGGTATTAAAATATGACTATTTATCCTTAGGTAAAATATCAACAGTTCCACCTATTTTCAACAAAATAGAAATAAATAATTTTAAAAGTAAGTGTCATGATTTCCTGCATAATGTAGATAATCTTAAAGAATACTTACCACAATTTGCAAATACACCAACAAAATATATTTTAAAATATATTCATTTTGAACCATTTAAATATGATATTTTAAGATTAAAAGAAGATATTAGTGTAAAATTAAAAAGGGAAGAAACTGTAATATTATTTGACTATAATACTAATAAAGTATTTGATAAGTCAAAAACTTATACTGTAAAGATAGGAGAAGAAGATGAAGTTTAA
- the argS gene encoding arginine--tRNA ligase yields the protein MQDFKIAIANCLKEKIEDLTLEEIIALIEVPPNKDMGDYAFPCFKLAKVFRKAPNMIATELAEKIEAKGEISKVMPLGGYVNFFVNKSQLAESVIKDVLTKKENYGHSDLGGEKAVVIDFSSPNIAKPFHIGHIRTTVIGNALYKIYNSQGYNVVRVNHLGDYGTQFGKLIVAFKLWGNKEAVEANPIPELLKLYIQFHDEAEKKPEMEDEARAWFTKLENGDEEAKALWQWFRDESLKEFARVYDLLDIEFDSYAGESFYSDKMDAVIDQIKSKGLLKESQGTNIVDLEEHNMPPALITKNDGSTLYMTRDLAAAIYRKNTYDFEKCIYVVGSQQALHFQQLFKVLELMGFEWSKDLIHVPFGMVALEEGTMSTRKGRVVFLEDVLKQAVEKTKETVLAKNPDAKNVDEIAKQVGVGAVVFQELSNSRIKDYTFSWERTLSFEGETGPYVQYTHARCCAVLRKANEEVTSDVNYELLSDGDAAEVLKVIGSFNKAIVSAMRRNEPHIVTRFVLDLAQAFNKFYHDNPIIVENAEIRKARLALVAATRQTLENGLAILGMHAPERM from the coding sequence ATGCAAGATTTTAAAATAGCAATAGCTAATTGCCTTAAGGAAAAAATTGAAGATTTAACACTGGAAGAAATAATAGCGCTAATTGAGGTTCCACCAAATAAAGATATGGGGGATTATGCATTTCCATGCTTTAAATTAGCTAAAGTATTTAGAAAAGCTCCTAACATGATAGCTACTGAACTAGCAGAAAAGATAGAAGCTAAGGGTGAAATATCGAAAGTAATGCCACTTGGTGGATATGTAAACTTCTTTGTAAATAAATCTCAATTAGCTGAGAGTGTTATAAAAGACGTTTTAACTAAAAAAGAAAATTACGGTCATAGTGACTTAGGCGGAGAAAAAGCTGTAGTAATAGATTTTTCATCTCCTAATATAGCTAAACCTTTCCATATAGGACATATAAGAACTACTGTTATAGGCAATGCTCTATATAAAATATACAATTCTCAAGGATATAATGTGGTAAGAGTGAATCACTTAGGAGATTACGGAACTCAATTTGGGAAACTTATAGTTGCTTTCAAACTTTGGGGTAATAAAGAAGCTGTAGAAGCTAATCCAATACCAGAGTTATTAAAATTGTACATACAATTCCATGATGAAGCTGAAAAGAAACCAGAAATGGAAGATGAAGCTAGAGCTTGGTTTACAAAATTAGAAAATGGTGACGAAGAGGCTAAAGCATTATGGCAATGGTTTAGAGATGAAAGTTTAAAAGAATTTGCTAGAGTTTACGATTTGTTAGATATAGAATTTGATTCTTATGCAGGTGAATCTTTCTATTCAGATAAAATGGATGCGGTTATAGATCAAATAAAATCAAAAGGATTATTAAAAGAATCTCAAGGTACAAATATTGTTGATTTAGAAGAACACAATATGCCGCCAGCTCTTATAACTAAGAATGATGGTTCAACTTTATATATGACAAGGGATTTAGCAGCAGCAATATATAGAAAAAATACTTATGATTTTGAAAAATGTATATATGTAGTTGGTTCTCAACAGGCTCTACATTTCCAACAGTTATTTAAAGTATTAGAACTTATGGGATTTGAATGGTCAAAAGATTTAATTCACGTACCATTTGGTATGGTTGCTTTAGAAGAAGGAACTATGTCTACAAGAAAAGGTAGAGTAGTATTCTTAGAGGACGTTTTAAAACAAGCTGTAGAAAAAACAAAGGAAACTGTTCTTGCTAAAAATCCAGATGCTAAGAATGTAGATGAAATAGCTAAACAAGTTGGTGTTGGAGCTGTTGTATTCCAAGAATTATCAAACAGTAGAATAAAAGACTATACATTCTCATGGGAAAGAACTTTAAGTTTCGAAGGAGAAACTGGACCTTATGTTCAATATACGCATGCTAGATGTTGTGCAGTTTTAAGAAAAGCCAACGAAGAAGTAACTTCAGATGTAAATTATGAATTATTATCAGATGGAGATGCTGCAGAGGTATTAAAAGTAATTGGATCATTTAATAAGGCAATAGTGTCTGCAATGAGAAGAAATGAGCCACATATAGTAACAAGATTTGTACTAGATTTAGCTCAAGCCTTCAATAAATTCTATCATGATAATCCAATAATAGTTGAAAATGCAGAAATAAGAAAAGCAAGACTTGCTTTAGTTGCTGCAACAAGACAAACATTAGAAAATGGATTAGCAATATTAGGAATGCATGCACCAGAAAGAATGTAA
- a CDS encoding DUF523 domain-containing protein, translating into MMIVSACLVGVNCKYNGGNNDNNKVKKFLKDKPYVIICPEQLGGLATPRKPSEIDKIGGKEVLSGNSKVISCEYKDVTENFIKGAEESLKIAKMFDCKQALLKEGSPSCGCNLIYDGTFTGNKISGTGVTAALFKENNIEVFSEKEL; encoded by the coding sequence TTGATGATAGTGTCAGCATGCTTGGTTGGAGTAAATTGTAAATATAATGGTGGAAATAATGATAATAATAAAGTAAAAAAATTTTTAAAAGATAAACCATATGTTATTATTTGCCCAGAACAACTAGGAGGATTAGCTACACCAAGAAAACCATCGGAGATAGATAAGATAGGTGGAAAAGAAGTTTTAAGTGGAAATAGTAAGGTAATAAGCTGTGAATATAAGGATGTAACAGAAAATTTTATTAAGGGAGCAGAGGAAAGTTTAAAAATTGCTAAAATGTTCGATTGCAAACAGGCTCTTCTTAAAGAAGGTAGCCCCTCATGTGGATGTAACTTAATTTATGATGGAACTTTTACAGGCAATAAAATTTCTGGTACTGGTGTTACAGCAGCCTTATTTAAAGAAAATAATATAGAAGTTTTTAGCGAAAAAGAATTATAA
- a CDS encoding endonuclease MutS2, whose translation MDQKSLKVLEYNKIIDLLATKASSSLGLKYIEQLIPKPNYKEVKDMLEETSEAQGILIKRGHVNLGGIQNISDSVRRAEIGAVLDPGSLLKISDNLRAARNLKRSLTPGEEEDFNYPIIQSLSNALYVYRDIEEEINNAIISEIEISDNASPTLRSIRRGILQKNQSIRSKLNSIISSTTYQKYLQDAIISVRGDRFVVPVKAEYRSQVSGIIHDQSSSGATLFIEPMSIVEMNNELRKLKLDEQEEIERILAELTKLVGEVAGDILSNQVILGKLDFAFAKGKLSLSMKAIEPILNEEKNINIKNGRHPLLDADKVVPNNIYLGEDFDTLVITGPNTGGKTVTIKTIGLFALMTQSGLHIPADYGSSMCVYDNIFADIGDEQSIEQSLSTFSSHMTKIVGILNEVTSDSLVIFDELGAGTDPVEGAALAIAILEDVNMAGAKCIATTHYSELKNYALTKYRVENAAVEFDVNTLSPTYKLLIGVPGKSNAFEISRKLGLRDDIIDRAKEFINTDNIELEDVLQNVEKNRIKAEQEKEEAEKLKKEIEEVKAEYDRKLEKLSISKEKMMEKAKAEAFSITRQAKEEADNILKELRNMEMEMASKEKNKKIEALRKELADSMGNLQPSVKSMIVPKVSNKEIRDLKAGDEVKVITLNQEGTVVSVDKKKKEAVVQMGIMKMTLPFKALQIAQKEKKSIVTKSTRRIISSKSGSVKSEVDLRGMNLEEAIVEVDKYLDDACVAGLEIVTIIHGVGTGVLKKGLQDVLKKNKHVKSQRPGQYGEGGMGVTIVEIR comes from the coding sequence ATGGATCAAAAATCATTGAAAGTATTGGAATACAATAAAATTATTGATTTATTAGCAACAAAAGCCTCATCTTCTTTAGGTTTAAAATATATTGAACAATTAATACCAAAACCTAATTATAAAGAAGTAAAAGATATGCTAGAAGAAACTAGTGAAGCACAGGGAATTCTGATAAAAAGAGGTCATGTAAACTTAGGTGGTATACAAAATATATCAGACAGTGTTAGAAGAGCTGAGATAGGAGCAGTATTAGACCCAGGAAGTTTATTAAAAATAAGCGATAATCTAAGGGCAGCTAGAAATTTAAAAAGAAGTTTAACTCCAGGGGAAGAGGAGGATTTTAATTATCCAATAATACAGTCTTTGTCAAATGCTTTATATGTATATAGAGATATAGAAGAAGAAATTAATAATGCAATAATTAGTGAAATTGAAATATCAGATAATGCCTCTCCTACTTTAAGAAGTATAAGAAGGGGAATATTACAAAAAAATCAATCTATTAGATCTAAATTAAATTCAATAATTTCATCAACTACATATCAAAAATATTTACAAGATGCAATTATTTCTGTCAGAGGAGATAGATTTGTTGTACCTGTAAAGGCTGAGTATAGATCGCAAGTTTCAGGTATAATACACGACCAAAGTTCATCTGGAGCTACATTGTTTATTGAGCCAATGAGTATTGTTGAAATGAACAATGAACTTAGAAAATTAAAATTAGATGAACAAGAAGAAATAGAAAGAATTTTAGCAGAGTTAACAAAATTAGTGGGTGAAGTTGCAGGAGATATCTTATCTAATCAAGTTATACTTGGGAAACTTGACTTTGCTTTTGCAAAAGGGAAATTATCTCTATCGATGAAAGCAATAGAACCTATATTAAATGAAGAAAAAAATATTAATATAAAGAATGGACGTCATCCATTGTTAGATGCAGATAAAGTTGTACCTAATAATATTTATTTAGGAGAAGACTTTGATACATTAGTAATAACAGGACCAAATACAGGTGGTAAAACAGTTACAATAAAAACTATTGGACTATTTGCATTAATGACTCAAAGTGGTCTACACATACCAGCGGATTATGGAAGTAGTATGTGTGTATATGATAATATTTTTGCTGACATTGGAGATGAACAAAGTATAGAACAAAGTTTATCTACATTTTCATCTCATATGACTAAAATAGTAGGGATATTAAATGAAGTAACATCTGACTCTCTAGTAATATTTGATGAACTTGGAGCAGGAACAGATCCTGTAGAAGGTGCAGCTCTGGCAATAGCCATACTAGAAGATGTAAATATGGCAGGGGCGAAATGTATAGCTACTACTCACTACAGTGAACTTAAAAACTATGCCCTTACAAAGTATAGAGTAGAAAATGCAGCTGTTGAGTTTGATGTTAATACCTTAAGTCCTACTTATAAATTATTAATTGGAGTACCAGGTAAATCGAATGCTTTTGAAATATCAAGAAAATTAGGTCTAAGAGACGATATTATTGATAGAGCAAAAGAATTTATAAATACAGATAATATAGAACTTGAAGACGTACTTCAAAATGTGGAGAAGAACAGAATAAAGGCTGAACAAGAAAAAGAAGAGGCTGAAAAACTTAAAAAAGAAATAGAAGAAGTTAAAGCTGAATATGATAGAAAACTTGAAAAATTATCTATTTCTAAAGAAAAAATGATGGAAAAAGCTAAGGCAGAAGCTTTTAGTATAACAAGACAAGCTAAAGAAGAAGCAGATAACATTCTAAAAGAACTTAGAAATATGGAAATGGAAATGGCTTCTAAAGAAAAAAATAAGAAAATAGAAGCTTTAAGAAAAGAGCTTGCTGATTCTATGGGCAACTTACAACCTTCTGTAAAAAGCATGATAGTTCCAAAAGTTTCTAATAAAGAAATAAGGGATTTAAAAGCAGGAGATGAAGTAAAAGTTATTACTTTAAATCAAGAAGGTACAGTAGTATCAGTTGATAAGAAGAAAAAAGAAGCTGTAGTACAAATGGGTATAATGAAAATGACTCTTCCATTTAAGGCACTACAAATAGCTCAGAAAGAGAAAAAATCAATAGTAACTAAATCAACAAGAAGAATTATAAGTTCTAAGTCGGGTAGTGTTAAGAGTGAAGTTGACTTAAGAGGAATGAACTTGGAAGAAGCTATTGTTGAAGTAGATAAATACTTAGACGATGCTTGTGTTGCAGGTCTTGAAATAGTTACAATAATACACGGAGTTGGTACAGGGGTACTTAAAAAAGGTCTTCAAGATGTACTTAAGAAAAACAAACATGTTAAATCTCAAAGACCTGGACAATATGGTGAAGGTGGAATGGGAGTAACTATTGTTGAAATAAGATAA
- a CDS encoding aminoacyl-histidine dipeptidase, whose amino-acid sequence MTNVLKDLNPTLVFKYFEEISQVPRGSGDEERISEFLVNFAKELNLEVIQDEHLNVIIRKPATAGYENCPGVILQGHMDMVCEKNKDVDHDFEKDPIDLRIVDDMIYANGTTLGADNGIAVAMSMAVLASNDLAHPALEVLVTSNEEAGMTGANGLDGSLLKGKYIINLDSEEEGFLLVSCAGGNRSYVTLPLTYKNIEDNKQAFMIEVKGLLGGHSGMDIVKQRANSNVTMGRILNLLDVDFDLVEVNGGSKNNAIPRECEAIVAVNKDQAETLKANVAKIEEILKNEFKTTDPGLEVVVKEATADKAITDECKAKAMLLLNFIPNGIQTVSKDIEGLVESSSNLGIVKTENDVMSFESAVRSSVATLRENLNNKTKMLCDTVNANFENTDGYPAWEYAKDSKLEGLCVDVYEKLVGKKPVITAIHAGLECGLLLDKMPGCEAISMGPDMFEVHTPNEHLSIPSVKNVYEFLLAVLKSMNQY is encoded by the coding sequence ATGACAAATGTATTAAAAGATTTAAATCCAACATTAGTTTTTAAATACTTTGAGGAAATATCTCAAGTACCTAGAGGTTCTGGAGATGAAGAAAGAATAAGTGAATTCTTAGTAAACTTCGCAAAAGAACTAAATTTAGAGGTAATTCAAGATGAGCATCTTAATGTAATTATTAGAAAGCCAGCTACTGCAGGATATGAAAATTGTCCAGGAGTGATATTACAAGGACATATGGACATGGTTTGTGAAAAAAATAAAGATGTTGACCATGATTTTGAAAAAGATCCAATAGATCTTAGAATAGTAGATGATATGATTTATGCAAACGGTACTACACTTGGAGCAGATAATGGTATAGCTGTTGCTATGAGTATGGCTGTTCTTGCATCTAATGATTTAGCTCACCCAGCTTTAGAAGTATTAGTTACTTCAAATGAGGAAGCTGGTATGACTGGAGCTAACGGACTAGATGGTAGTTTATTAAAAGGTAAATATATAATAAACTTAGATTCAGAAGAAGAAGGATTTTTATTAGTAAGTTGTGCTGGTGGAAACAGATCTTATGTTACATTACCACTTACATATAAAAACATAGAAGATAATAAGCAAGCATTTATGATCGAAGTAAAAGGTTTACTTGGTGGACATTCTGGTATGGATATAGTTAAACAAAGAGCTAACTCAAATGTAACTATGGGTAGAATATTAAATCTACTTGATGTTGATTTTGATTTAGTTGAAGTTAACGGTGGTTCTAAAAATAACGCTATCCCTCGTGAATGCGAAGCTATAGTTGCTGTAAACAAAGATCAAGCTGAAACTCTAAAAGCTAATGTTGCTAAAATAGAAGAAATATTAAAAAATGAATTTAAAACTACAGATCCAGGTTTAGAGGTTGTAGTAAAAGAAGCTACTGCTGACAAAGCTATAACTGATGAATGTAAAGCAAAAGCTATGTTATTACTTAACTTTATTCCAAATGGAATACAAACAGTTAGTAAAGATATAGAGGGATTAGTAGAAAGTTCTTCAAACTTAGGTATTGTAAAAACTGAAAATGATGTTATGTCATTTGAAAGTGCTGTAAGAAGTTCAGTTGCAACATTAAGAGAAAACTTAAATAACAAAACTAAAATGCTTTGTGATACTGTAAATGCTAATTTTGAAAATACTGATGGATATCCTGCTTGGGAATATGCAAAAGATTCTAAATTAGAAGGATTATGTGTAGACGTTTACGAAAAATTAGTTGGTAAAAAACCTGTTATAACTGCTATACATGCAGGTCTTGAGTGTGGTTTATTACTTGACAAAATGCCTGGTTGTGAAGCAATCTCTATGGGACCAGATATGTTTGAAGTTCATACTCCAAACGAGCATTTAAGTATACCTTCTGTTAAAAATGTTTACGAATTCTTACTTGCAGTATTAAAATCAATGAATCAATACTAA
- a CDS encoding DUF3656 domain-containing U32 family peptidase gives MKDVELLAPVGSFESLKAAVQNGANAVYLGGKDFSARASANNFDREELKEAVKYAHIRDVRVFVTTNTLIKQNELEGFIEYVKFLYDINIDALILQDIGAAMTIKKILPDFELHASTQMVAHSLEDVKYLEGVGFDRVVLARELNVEEIKHICDNTNVDIEVFVHGALCVCYSGQCLMSSMIGNRSGNRGRCAQPCRQRYTMIDINTGEEVSSEGDYLLSTRDLNAIEEVNQIIDAGVHSLKIEGRMKKPEYVATVIGSYRDAVDDYLRSKRVNVSHDIMADLYTIFNRKFTKGLLLGDVGKDVMNSQVPNNQGLYIGKVVDYNKKAKRLKITLEENLKKGDGINLGGGVIGRIIKGKEITDIGYKGETIEIDFIGEARRNQMIFKTSDTQLMDRVQSTFKQDKELVKSYIDGEISLKLGQNPIIKFKDLKGNKVEIIGDFVIEKALKVPMSEEKIETQLRKLGNTPYELRNLKIDLDEGISLPISVINQIRRACIDKLSEERIEIKDRKCKNEKVSYNPQRSIRVKDKRLRVKVKNLEQLREVINFEIDAIYYEDVSTFEDAITIGKENNKKVIYSAPRIIRNKEYNRLNKIKGLNEESIQIGTLGSIGFFKNKNFCIDYYLNSFNSETINHFKEEGATAVCISQELNMNEIEETLTYTDLDVESVVYGFAPMMISEYCPMGVVVRNCKKEKRCKECSESRYALKDFKGEEYRLSQDIFCRTTIYNSKPTCVLDNLEELNNIGVNIFRLDFTGESRSEIREVLEAYIEVINNNFRLGDKSNRLYKKLDEEGITTAHFYKGVE, from the coding sequence ATGAAAGATGTTGAATTATTAGCTCCTGTTGGCTCATTTGAATCGCTAAAGGCAGCTGTACAAAATGGAGCTAATGCAGTTTATCTTGGAGGTAAAGATTTTAGTGCCAGAGCATCTGCAAATAACTTTGACAGAGAAGAGTTAAAAGAAGCTGTAAAATATGCACATATTAGGGATGTAAGAGTGTTTGTTACAACAAATACCCTTATAAAACAAAATGAGCTTGAAGGTTTTATTGAATATGTAAAATTTTTATATGACATAAATATAGATGCATTAATATTACAAGATATAGGCGCAGCAATGACAATTAAAAAGATTCTTCCAGATTTTGAACTTCATGCTAGTACACAGATGGTTGCTCACTCATTAGAAGATGTAAAATACTTAGAGGGTGTAGGTTTTGACAGAGTAGTACTTGCAAGAGAATTAAATGTGGAAGAAATCAAGCATATTTGTGACAATACTAATGTTGATATAGAAGTATTTGTTCATGGAGCTTTATGCGTTTGTTATTCTGGTCAGTGTTTAATGAGTAGTATGATAGGAAATAGGTCAGGCAACAGAGGAAGATGTGCTCAGCCTTGTAGACAAAGATATACAATGATTGATATTAATACAGGAGAAGAAGTATCCTCAGAAGGCGACTATTTACTTAGTACAAGAGATTTAAATGCTATAGAAGAAGTAAATCAAATTATTGATGCAGGAGTACATTCTCTTAAGATTGAAGGAAGAATGAAAAAGCCAGAGTATGTGGCAACTGTCATAGGAAGTTACAGAGATGCAGTTGACGATTATTTAAGAAGTAAAAGAGTAAATGTATCTCATGATATAATGGCTGACTTATACACTATATTTAATAGAAAGTTCACAAAAGGTCTTTTACTTGGAGATGTGGGAAAAGATGTTATGAATTCGCAGGTACCTAATAACCAAGGTTTGTATATAGGAAAAGTAGTGGATTATAACAAAAAAGCAAAGAGATTAAAAATAACTTTAGAAGAGAACCTAAAAAAAGGTGATGGAATTAATTTAGGTGGAGGAGTTATTGGAAGGATCATAAAAGGTAAGGAAATTACTGATATTGGCTACAAGGGTGAAACTATAGAGATAGACTTTATAGGAGAAGCTAGAAGAAACCAAATGATATTTAAAACTTCTGATACTCAATTAATGGATAGAGTTCAAAGCACTTTTAAACAAGATAAAGAGCTTGTAAAAAGTTATATTGATGGAGAGATAAGTTTAAAATTAGGACAAAATCCTATAATTAAATTTAAAGATTTAAAAGGTAATAAAGTTGAAATTATTGGTGATTTTGTTATAGAAAAAGCTTTAAAAGTACCAATGAGTGAAGAAAAAATAGAAACTCAATTAAGAAAACTAGGTAATACTCCTTATGAGTTAAGAAATTTAAAAATAGATTTAGATGAAGGCATAAGCTTACCAATTAGTGTAATTAATCAAATTAGAAGAGCGTGTATTGATAAGTTAAGTGAAGAAAGAATAGAGATAAAAGATAGAAAATGCAAAAATGAAAAAGTAAGTTACAATCCACAAAGATCTATTAGAGTAAAAGATAAAAGATTAAGAGTAAAAGTTAAAAACTTAGAACAATTAAGAGAAGTTATAAATTTTGAAATAGATGCTATTTATTATGAAGATGTATCAACTTTTGAAGATGCTATAACAATAGGAAAAGAAAACAACAAAAAAGTAATTTACTCAGCACCTAGAATTATTAGAAATAAAGAATATAATAGATTAAATAAAATTAAAGGTTTAAATGAAGAAAGTATTCAAATAGGAACTCTAGGTTCAATAGGTTTCTTTAAAAATAAAAATTTCTGTATAGATTATTATTTAAATTCCTTTAATAGTGAAACAATAAATCATTTCAAAGAAGAGGGAGCTACAGCTGTTTGTATCTCGCAAGAACTAAATATGAATGAGATTGAAGAAACATTGACTTATACTGATTTAGATGTTGAAAGTGTGGTTTATGGATTTGCGCCAATGATGATAAGTGAGTATTGTCCTATGGGAGTTGTAGTCAGAAATTGCAAAAAAGAAAAAAGGTGTAAAGAATGCAGTGAAAGTAGATATGCACTTAAAGATTTTAAAGGCGAAGAGTATAGATTATCACAAGACATATTCTGCAGAACTACAATATATAATTCTAAACCAACTTGTGTCCTAGACAATTTAGAAGAATTAAACAACATTGGTGTAAATATATTTAGGCTAGATTTTACGGGAGAAAGTAGAAGTGAAATAAGAGAAGTATTAGAGGCTTATATTGAGGTTATTAATAACAATTTTAGATTAGGAGATAAATCTAATAGATTATATAAAAAATTAGACGAAGAAGGAATAACAACAGCACATTTCTACAAAGGAGTAGAATAA
- the zapA gene encoding cell division protein ZapA, translating to MNKVVVRILGSEYNIVGKNPEQMKNVARYVDGEMNKVREGNPKLSSLTTTIVACLNIADELFDCCHENEELHNELESLKEGMSKPNEEVQSEVNKITGELDQKELEIMEKDYRIEELDEQIKEKNKKIENLSKTTEEMKLELEKYKAEIKSLKEENEESKQRAEAAESIASQWQNKTYDYQLKYAELENQLKNREGAL from the coding sequence ATGAATAAGGTAGTTGTGAGGATTTTAGGTTCTGAATACAACATTGTTGGTAAAAATCCAGAACAGATGAAGAATGTGGCAAGGTATGTAGACGGAGAAATGAATAAAGTTAGAGAGGGTAACCCTAAACTAAGTTCCCTTACTACAACTATAGTTGCATGTTTAAATATTGCTGATGAGTTATTTGATTGTTGTCATGAAAATGAAGAACTGCACAATGAGTTAGAATCATTAAAAGAAGGTATGAGTAAACCAAATGAAGAAGTTCAAAGTGAAGTTAACAAAATTACCGGCGAATTAGACCAAAAAGAGCTAGAGATAATGGAAAAAGATTATCGAATAGAGGAGCTCGATGAACAAATAAAAGAAAAAAATAAAAAAATAGAAAATCTAAGCAAAACTACTGAAGAAATGAAGTTAGAATTAGAAAAATATAAGGCTGAAATTAAAAGTTTAAAAGAAGAAAATGAGGAATCTAAACAAAGAGCCGAAGCGGCAGAAAGTATAGCATCTCAGTGGCAAAATAAAACTTATGATTATCAGTTAAAATATGCAGAGCTAGAAAATCAGTTGAAAAATAGAGAAGGTGCTCTATAA